In Lactococcus paracarnosus, a genomic segment contains:
- a CDS encoding GNAT family N-acetyltransferase: MNIYVQMASFNRIETEQLVLRPFSMSDDKDMFAYACQADNLVYVFPAHKDIAETRLAIATMFMKAPLGKWAIENKADQKMIGTLTFVKLDEKQRTVEIGYVLNQDYWGKGLMTEAVRTLTDISLTAFGLNYVDIVVDSENLGSIRVAEKAGFQIADSYKALSPYTKVLRNFRRYRKGKHE, from the coding sequence ATGAATATTTATGTACAAATGGCTAGTTTTAACCGTATTGAGACAGAACAGTTAGTCTTGCGACCGTTTTCGATGTCTGATGATAAAGATATGTTTGCCTATGCATGCCAGGCAGATAATTTGGTATACGTCTTTCCTGCCCATAAGGACATAGCTGAGACGCGCTTAGCAATTGCAACGATGTTCATGAAGGCACCGCTCGGCAAGTGGGCGATCGAAAACAAGGCGGATCAAAAGATGATTGGCACGCTAACGTTTGTTAAATTAGATGAGAAGCAGCGTACTGTAGAAATCGGCTACGTCTTAAATCAAGATTATTGGGGCAAGGGTTTGATGACTGAAGCGGTCAGAACCCTAACTGATATCAGTTTGACGGCATTTGGTCTTAATTATGTAGATATCGTCGTTGATTCAGAAAATCTAGGCTCGATAAGGGTTGCTGAAAAAGCAGGTTTTCAGATAGCAGATAGCTATAAGGCGCTTAGTCCATACACCAAAGTACTTAGAAACTTCAGAAGATACAGGAAGGGAAAACATGAGTAA
- a CDS encoding L-lactate dehydrogenase gives MTDVKLHKKVILVGDGAVGSSYAFALVNQGIAQELGIVDIFKEKTEGDAEDLSHALAFTSPKNIYSATYADAHDADLVVLTAGAPQKPGETRLDLVQKNLRINKDVVTQIVASGFNGIFLVAANPVDVLTYSTWKFSGFPKERVIGSGTSLDSARFRQALAEKIGVDARSVHAYIMGEHGDSEFAVWSHANVAGVKLEQWLQENRDIDEQGLIDLFINVRDAAYSIINKKGATFYGIAAALARITKAILDDENAVLPLSVYQSGQYGIDDVFIGQPAIVGAHGVVRPVNIPLNDAEQQKMEASAKELKSIIDEAFSQEEFSSAVK, from the coding sequence ATGACTGATGTAAAATTGCACAAAAAAGTTATCCTCGTTGGTGACGGAGCTGTAGGATCATCTTACGCATTCGCACTCGTAAACCAAGGTATCGCTCAAGAACTTGGTATCGTGGATATCTTCAAAGAAAAAACTGAAGGTGACGCAGAAGATTTAAGCCATGCGTTGGCTTTCACTTCTCCAAAAAACATCTATTCAGCTACTTACGCTGATGCACATGACGCTGACCTTGTTGTCTTAACAGCTGGTGCGCCACAAAAACCAGGTGAAACACGTCTTGATCTAGTTCAAAAGAACCTACGTATCAACAAAGATGTTGTGACACAAATCGTTGCATCTGGTTTCAACGGTATTTTCCTTGTTGCTGCTAACCCAGTAGATGTTTTGACTTACTCTACATGGAAATTCTCTGGTTTCCCTAAAGAACGTGTTATCGGTTCAGGTACATCACTTGACTCAGCACGTTTCCGTCAAGCACTCGCTGAAAAAATCGGCGTTGATGCACGTTCAGTCCATGCTTACATCATGGGTGAACACGGTGACTCTGAGTTTGCAGTTTGGTCACACGCTAACGTAGCGGGTGTTAAACTTGAACAATGGTTACAAGAAAATCGCGATATCGATGAACAAGGTCTTATTGATTTATTCATCAACGTTCGTGATGCAGCTTACTCAATCATCAACAAAAAAGGTGCTACTTTCTACGGTATCGCTGCTGCTTTAGCACGTATTACTAAAGCAATCTTAGATGATGAAAATGCTGTATTACCACTTTCAGTTTACCAATCAGGCCAATATGGTATTGACGATGTCTTCATCGGTCAACCTGCAATCGTTGGTGCTCATGGTGTTGTTCGTCCAGTTAACATTCCTTTGAATGATGCTGAACAACAAAAAATGGAAGCATCTGCTAAAGAATTGAAATCTATCATTGATGAAGCCTTCTCACAAGAAGAATTCAGCTCTGCTGTAAAATAA
- a CDS encoding enoyl-CoA hydratase, producing the protein MNLQNQDIKIGRTIDELVEGETFSLSETIKNREILLYLGLTNDDNPLYSQYDYIKELGLTKPVVPTALIFGIITSTINKHLPGPGSHIVNVNLNLVEKIFRNDLLSFNFEIIKIDTNKDLATINIEIVRNDERVADAMVLVQPPLPEPDLA; encoded by the coding sequence ATGAATTTGCAAAATCAAGATATTAAAATTGGCCGAACGATAGATGAATTAGTAGAAGGTGAAACCTTTAGTTTATCGGAAACCATCAAAAACCGGGAAATATTACTATATCTCGGTCTTACGAATGATGACAACCCTTTGTATTCGCAGTATGATTATATTAAGGAACTTGGTTTGACTAAACCAGTCGTCCCAACCGCTTTGATTTTTGGGATTATCACCTCAACTATCAATAAGCACTTGCCTGGACCAGGTAGTCACATCGTCAATGTGAATCTTAATCTTGTCGAAAAGATTTTTCGAAATGATTTATTGAGTTTTAATTTTGAAATCATCAAAATTGATACTAATAAAGATTTAGCAACGATTAATATTGAGATTGTCAGAAACGACGAACGTGTGGCGGATGCCATGGTGCTTGTCCAACCCCCTTTACCAGAGCCTGACTTGGCTTAG
- a CDS encoding HD domain-containing protein — protein MNKKDFPWLYDAEYMSYVGNLLETAEVQKLNEFTHHYISTRLLHSLNVSYTSYKISKKFGWNKKATARAGLLHDLFYYDWRETKFDEGSHAYVHPRIAYQNAKKITTISKLEKDIIIKHMWGATIAPPRYKESFVVTFVDDYVAIKEWSQLMKLKWRYRKHLKKEKMS, from the coding sequence ATGAATAAAAAAGATTTTCCATGGCTTTATGACGCTGAGTATATGTCTTATGTCGGTAACTTGTTAGAGACAGCAGAGGTGCAAAAACTGAATGAGTTTACGCATCACTACATCTCAACACGGTTACTTCATTCATTAAATGTAAGCTACACCTCTTACAAAATTTCTAAAAAATTTGGTTGGAATAAAAAAGCGACAGCACGTGCCGGTCTTTTGCATGACCTCTTTTACTATGATTGGCGTGAAACTAAGTTTGACGAAGGTAGTCATGCTTATGTTCATCCAAGAATTGCCTATCAAAATGCAAAAAAAATAACCACGATTTCTAAACTAGAAAAAGATATCATCATCAAGCATATGTGGGGGGCAACGATTGCACCACCACGCTATAAAGAAAGTTTTGTTGTGACCTTTGTTGATGATTATGTTGCCATCAAAGAATGGTCGCAGCTGATGAAGTTAAAATGGCGTTACCGTAAGCACCTCAAGAAAGAAAAAATGAGTTAA
- the trpX gene encoding tryptophan ABC transporter substrate-binding protein encodes MKNKKMMLVILVIVIIGLASVLIPKLMKQQDKVKTDDVKIGVLQYVTHPALDEIYAGIKQGLSDEGYSKAKINFYNAQADQSKVTTMSGQLADQKNNVLIGIATPSVQGLANATSDIPVIMGAVSDPVGAKLIKNVKKPEGNVTGVSDKFPVDKEVELIKTLTPDVKKIGILYSSSEDNSKSQVAAFKKTATEKGYDVSEYAVSSTNDITTMVNVALSKVDAIYVPVDNTIASAFPTVIELSNAAKKPVFPSVDTMVTQGGLAAVTINQHDLGVATGKMAAQVLKGKKVSELPVAFYNMTTPVVNREAAKTLGITIPEKFKEAVAVKK; translated from the coding sequence ATGAAGAATAAAAAAATGATGCTTGTCATCCTAGTAATTGTCATCATTGGGCTTGCGTCGGTATTGATCCCTAAATTAATGAAACAACAAGATAAAGTGAAAACTGATGATGTTAAGATAGGCGTTTTGCAATATGTGACCCACCCCGCACTTGATGAAATCTATGCAGGGATTAAACAAGGTCTTTCTGATGAAGGCTACAGCAAAGCAAAAATCAATTTCTATAATGCCCAAGCAGACCAATCCAAAGTGACGACGATGTCAGGTCAATTAGCCGATCAAAAAAATAATGTTTTGATTGGGATTGCAACACCTTCAGTACAGGGATTAGCGAATGCGACTTCTGACATCCCTGTCATTATGGGTGCGGTATCTGATCCAGTTGGTGCAAAGTTAATTAAAAATGTTAAAAAACCAGAAGGAAATGTGACAGGCGTATCTGATAAATTTCCAGTTGATAAAGAGGTTGAGCTGATTAAAACATTGACTCCCGATGTTAAAAAAATAGGGATTTTATACAGTTCTTCAGAAGATAACTCAAAATCTCAAGTGGCAGCATTCAAGAAAACTGCGACTGAAAAGGGCTATGATGTGTCTGAATATGCCGTGTCATCTACCAATGATATTACCACAATGGTTAATGTGGCCCTATCAAAAGTGGATGCCATTTATGTGCCAGTAGATAATACGATTGCCTCAGCTTTCCCAACGGTTATCGAGCTATCAAATGCTGCTAAAAAACCAGTTTTCCCGTCAGTGGATACCATGGTGACACAAGGTGGTTTAGCTGCTGTAACCATCAACCAACATGATTTAGGTGTTGCGACCGGTAAGATGGCAGCACAAGTTTTAAAAGGGAAAAAAGTCTCTGAATTACCAGTTGCATTTTATAATATGACAACGCCAGTCGTAAATCGTGAGGCAGCTAAAACATTAGGGATTACTATCCCAGAAAAATTCAAAGAAGCAGTGGCAGTGAAAAAATGA
- a CDS encoding Bax inhibitor-1/YccA family protein, which produces MDNQIFESNQQTGKFSLSDFYARIYALVGMGVAVSAVVAFLTLSLFAENIATILTTSSWVLFVLWIIEMILVIAVTPMAIKNSPMALPAFIAFSALNGFTLTFTLAYFNLSSIAIAFAITAGMFFALSLFGRTTKRDLTGMGKAMFAGLIGIIIASVVNFFVRSSGMDFIISILLVIVFSGLIAWDNQKIEKLYHQANGNVTDGWAVSMALSLYLDFINLFIAILRIFGVAGGSRD; this is translated from the coding sequence ATGGATAATCAAATTTTTGAATCAAACCAACAAACAGGGAAATTCTCACTTTCAGATTTCTACGCCCGTATCTATGCCTTAGTTGGTATGGGTGTAGCAGTCAGTGCAGTAGTCGCATTTCTCACCTTGAGCCTGTTTGCAGAAAATATCGCAACGATATTGACTACTAGCTCTTGGGTGCTATTTGTTCTATGGATTATTGAAATGATCCTAGTTATCGCTGTCACACCGATGGCGATTAAAAATTCACCTATGGCGCTACCAGCCTTCATCGCATTCTCGGCACTTAATGGATTTACCTTAACCTTTACTTTGGCCTACTTTAACTTGTCAAGTATTGCGATTGCATTTGCAATCACAGCAGGTATGTTCTTTGCCCTATCGCTATTTGGCAGAACGACAAAACGTGATTTAACCGGAATGGGAAAAGCCATGTTTGCAGGTTTGATCGGTATCATTATCGCAAGCGTCGTTAACTTCTTCGTTCGTTCATCTGGTATGGACTTCATCATTTCGATCTTGTTAGTGATTGTTTTCTCAGGTTTGATTGCTTGGGATAACCAAAAAATCGAAAAACTATATCATCAAGCAAATGGTAATGTAACGGATGGCTGGGCAGTGAGTATGGCCTTAAGCTTATATCTAGACTTTATCAACTTGTTTATCGCCATCTTGAGAATATTTGGTGTAGCAGGTGGTAGCAGAGATTAA
- a CDS encoding DRTGG domain-containing protein has product MSKHQELLDYIDDLEVGKKVSVRGLANRLSVSDGTAYRAIKEAQSRGLVSINDRSGTTRIATQEQRVIETLTFGEISKIASAEVMAGESGLSQAFSKFAIAAMTMQNIRKYLTHGGLVIVGDRTDIQLLALNEGNAVLITGGVDIEPDVLDYANKKSIPVLRTDFDTFTVASRINRALSNELIKKEITTVADVYQPQAPTLLEVSTVKDYLDLVKKTNESRFAVLNQHNLVVGVVSMRDVTGKKNSTTIDKVMTRNPRLAKFDMTVASTSQKMIFDGYDIMPVVHSDSTYAGIISKSDMLRSMQESSEQSQFSHTLSDDVANAVKEVQSYYTFSVEPFMMNNVGNIANGMLVEIISNIAARVMTKTKNKNIIIESMTLYFLGAVSIDDGLEVFPKIINETRLGATIDFEIYLDYQIISKILVTVQIN; this is encoded by the coding sequence ATGAGTAAACATCAGGAGCTGCTAGATTATATCGATGACCTAGAAGTCGGGAAAAAAGTCAGTGTACGAGGCCTTGCCAATCGCCTCAGTGTCTCTGACGGTACAGCTTACCGGGCAATTAAAGAAGCTCAGTCACGTGGCCTTGTCTCGATTAATGATCGATCTGGTACGACACGTATTGCAACGCAAGAGCAGCGTGTCATAGAAACCCTGACTTTTGGTGAAATATCTAAAATTGCCAGTGCCGAAGTGATGGCAGGTGAAAGTGGTCTATCACAAGCTTTTAGTAAATTTGCCATTGCTGCCATGACCATGCAAAACATTCGAAAGTATCTGACACATGGTGGTCTCGTGATTGTTGGTGACCGGACAGATATTCAGTTACTGGCATTAAATGAAGGGAACGCTGTCTTGATAACAGGTGGTGTTGATATTGAGCCGGATGTTCTGGACTATGCCAATAAAAAAAGCATTCCTGTGCTGAGAACCGATTTTGATACTTTTACTGTTGCCAGTCGAATTAACCGAGCTTTATCCAATGAGTTAATTAAGAAGGAAATCACGACAGTAGCAGATGTCTATCAACCTCAGGCCCCGACATTGCTTGAGGTGTCTACTGTCAAAGACTATCTAGATTTGGTTAAGAAAACAAATGAGTCTCGATTTGCCGTGCTTAATCAGCACAATCTTGTGGTTGGTGTGGTCAGCATGCGAGATGTGACGGGTAAGAAAAACAGTACGACAATCGATAAAGTGATGACGCGTAATCCAAGACTAGCAAAGTTTGATATGACCGTCGCATCGACCAGTCAAAAGATGATCTTTGATGGCTACGATATCATGCCAGTTGTTCATTCGGATAGTACCTATGCTGGGATTATCAGTAAATCGGATATGCTACGCAGCATGCAAGAATCCTCAGAGCAAAGTCAGTTTTCACATACCTTGTCGGATGATGTGGCAAATGCTGTCAAAGAAGTACAGTCTTATTACACCTTTTCGGTAGAACCATTTATGATGAACAATGTTGGTAATATTGCAAACGGCATGCTGGTTGAGATTATCAGTAATATTGCGGCGCGTGTCATGACCAAGACCAAGAATAAAAACATCATTATTGAATCGATGACGCTTTATTTTTTGGGGGCTGTTTCCATCGATGATGGGTTAGAAGTCTTTCCTAAAATCATTAACGAGACGAGACTTGGCGCGACGATTGACTTCGAAATTTATCTAGACTACCAGATTATCAGCAAGATACTGGTTACAGTACAAATCAACTAA
- a CDS encoding DHH family phosphoesterase: protein MKDILAKIVQYDDIVIHRHKNPDPDALGSQLGLRAILRTNFPNKSIAAVGFDEPSLEFLGRMDQLSDTDFKGKLVIVTDTANTPRIDDERYQTGEFLIKIDHHPNDDAYGDLLAVDIGASSASEIIANFAFDNGLSVSDEAARLLYAGIVGDTGRFLYPATTAKTLYTAAKLAEASFDRSGLMREMDSFDMKIARLQGYVYENLEISREGVARIFITQALMKKHGITDSETSAIVSAPGKIREIQTWAIFVEQADGHYRVRMRSKEAKINEIAKLHAGGGHPLASGANSYSTAENDEIFQQLINNLVAFKK from the coding sequence ATGAAAGATATATTAGCAAAAATAGTACAGTACGACGACATTGTCATACATCGCCATAAAAATCCAGATCCAGATGCATTAGGTAGCCAACTAGGCTTACGCGCTATTTTGCGTACTAATTTTCCAAATAAAAGCATCGCTGCAGTTGGCTTTGATGAACCGAGTTTAGAGTTTCTTGGCAGGATGGACCAGTTATCAGATACTGATTTTAAAGGTAAGTTAGTGATCGTTACCGATACTGCAAATACGCCGAGAATTGATGATGAGCGCTATCAAACAGGTGAGTTTTTAATCAAGATCGACCATCACCCAAATGATGATGCTTACGGTGATTTATTAGCAGTGGATATAGGGGCCAGTTCGGCTTCAGAAATCATTGCAAATTTCGCCTTTGACAATGGCTTAAGTGTTTCTGACGAAGCAGCTAGACTTTTATATGCAGGCATCGTCGGAGATACTGGCCGGTTCCTCTATCCAGCAACGACAGCTAAAACACTTTACACGGCGGCGAAATTAGCAGAGGCGAGTTTTGATCGTTCAGGCCTCATGCGTGAAATGGATAGTTTTGACATGAAAATCGCTAGACTGCAAGGCTATGTCTATGAAAATCTGGAAATTTCAAGAGAAGGTGTTGCGCGTATTTTTATCACGCAAGCGTTAATGAAAAAACATGGGATTACAGATTCAGAAACCTCTGCTATTGTGTCTGCTCCAGGAAAAATCCGTGAAATTCAAACATGGGCCATTTTTGTTGAACAGGCAGATGGTCATTATCGCGTGAGAATGCGTTCGAAAGAAGCAAAAATTAATGAGATAGCCAAGTTGCATGCCGGGGGTGGTCATCCACTTGCAAGTGGGGCCAATAGTTACTCAACTGCAGAAAATGATGAAATCTTTCAACAATTGATCAATAATTTAGTCGCTTTTAAGAAATAG
- a CDS encoding C47 family peptidase: MLGFGFSDNNFGYSPGLNSIIKSEFTGPEYLVNWSSPNAYQTYLSKSKNFNYDFFSTTDNAIRKDLGRYLPSLTIYNIRQKSEPENASPQFKPTTPSVTPPVKTATYNTNNNFGIRETQNQEPWCSSYVEAAAVNAFRKATDVPVTSAQILMKLNRPGLSDDELKKVSGTTIADNAKKIKDNYNIGVTIVDRALSFSEVKTEIDSGKIVQMDAYNINATTPEDGYGHALAIVGYVTPNDGDMSKSPYYEIWNPWWNSTFYIPANNETFRLAGIDYKWTRSWYNWRQDGVGSVAKKVETQPVTSMGNPNAGKLPALPQNSLLAKQNKYSILALSPLRDIMTEQVTTFGRETSIQSATSGFTFGYAFSKGGSEFMRAKKDRTVKITKNMNKAKGFSDSVDDIISARNQIAGFGIGTALFMTVYIALQFIPVANWIGDGALSLISLITGGGFFLDSANLAKEMYNYYMASQSANILFSDL, encoded by the coding sequence GTGTTAGGATTCGGCTTTAGTGATAATAACTTTGGCTACTCACCTGGATTAAATTCGATTATTAAATCAGAGTTTACTGGTCCTGAGTATTTGGTAAATTGGAGCAGTCCAAATGCTTACCAAACTTATTTATCTAAAAGCAAGAACTTTAACTATGATTTCTTCTCTACGACCGATAATGCCATACGAAAAGATCTTGGTAGATACTTACCAAGTTTAACAATCTATAATATCCGCCAAAAATCTGAACCAGAGAATGCATCTCCACAATTTAAGCCCACTACCCCGAGTGTTACGCCACCAGTAAAAACAGCTACTTACAATACAAATAATAATTTTGGCATAAGAGAAACCCAGAATCAAGAACCTTGGTGTTCATCATATGTAGAAGCTGCGGCAGTTAATGCATTTCGTAAAGCAACTGATGTCCCTGTCACTTCTGCTCAGATATTGATGAAATTAAATAGACCAGGGTTATCAGATGATGAATTGAAAAAAGTTTCAGGGACGACAATTGCGGATAATGCCAAAAAAATAAAAGATAATTATAACATTGGTGTGACGATTGTGGATAGAGCACTGAGCTTTTCTGAGGTCAAAACAGAAATAGATTCTGGTAAAATTGTTCAAATGGACGCTTATAATATTAATGCAACGACACCAGAAGATGGTTATGGTCATGCGTTGGCTATTGTTGGCTATGTCACACCAAATGATGGTGACATGAGTAAGTCACCTTACTATGAGATATGGAACCCATGGTGGAATAGCACTTTTTATATCCCTGCTAATAATGAGACATTCAGATTGGCAGGAATAGACTATAAGTGGACAAGAAGCTGGTATAATTGGAGGCAAGATGGTGTGGGTTCTGTTGCTAAAAAAGTAGAAACTCAACCTGTTACAAGTATGGGGAATCCGAATGCAGGAAAGCTTCCTGCATTACCCCAAAATTCGCTACTAGCGAAACAAAATAAATATTCTATTTTGGCACTGTCTCCGCTACGTGATATAATGACGGAGCAGGTCACTACGTTTGGTAGGGAGACTAGCATACAAAGTGCTACTTCAGGTTTCACTTTTGGTTACGCCTTTAGTAAAGGTGGTAGTGAATTTATGAGAGCTAAGAAAGACCGTACTGTAAAGATAACTAAAAACATGAATAAGGCTAAAGGATTTTCAGATAGTGTTGATGATATTATCTCAGCCAGGAATCAAATAGCAGGATTTGGTATAGGTACCGCGTTATTTATGACGGTTTATATTGCGTTGCAATTTATTCCTGTGGCAAATTGGATTGGCGATGGGGCATTGTCTCTTATTAGTCTGATTACAGGAGGAGGTTTTTTTCTGGATTCAGCTAATCTAGCAAAAGAAATGTATAACTATTATATGGCTTCTCAGAGTGCAAATATTTTATTTAGTGATTTATAA
- a CDS encoding Rqc2 family fibronectin-binding protein encodes MSFDGIFLHHMTKELTEQLIGGRIQKVNQVFSHEVVLQVRSNQKSHKLLLSAHPTFGRVQLTNTVFENAKTPSTFTMILRKYLSGAFIENIYQVNNDRQIIFDISSKNEIGDSMKIALISEIMGKHSHIILIDRQSNKILESIKHVGFSQNKYRTILPGATYIAPPDDGKANPFTVSDEKLFDLLQTKANLQNHFQGLGRDSAISLADLSLADFKATLTTSLPSIYPNDTFSAIQLSDTYEQFDTLSDMLDTYYRNKAERDRVRQVAGEVIRKVSGELDKNRKKLKKQLRELQATDNAEMFRQKGELLTTFLHEVPNNKPEITLENYYTNEPLVISLNPALTPNQNAQKYFHKYAKLKQAVKFLDLQIATTRQTINYLESVENALKQATVTEISDIREELIQTGFIKQKHRTNKKHKLLPPEKYRASDGTIILVGKNNLQNEQVSFKLSRKGDLWFHAKDIPGSHVIITGNAAPSDETITEAAELAAYFSKSRLSNLVQVDMIDVKKLHKPTGTPPGFVTYVGQQTLRVTAEEDKIQKMKVNG; translated from the coding sequence ATGTCTTTCGATGGTATATTTTTACATCACATGACCAAAGAGCTTACTGAGCAACTGATTGGTGGACGGATTCAAAAAGTCAACCAAGTCTTCAGCCATGAAGTCGTACTACAAGTACGTAGTAATCAGAAATCTCATAAATTATTATTATCTGCCCACCCTACTTTTGGGCGTGTCCAATTGACCAATACGGTCTTTGAGAATGCCAAAACGCCCTCAACTTTCACCATGATATTACGTAAATATTTAAGTGGTGCCTTTATTGAAAATATTTATCAAGTCAATAATGATAGACAGATTATTTTTGACATCTCCTCCAAAAATGAAATCGGCGATAGCATGAAAATTGCACTAATCTCTGAGATTATGGGAAAACATAGTCACATCATCTTGATTGATAGACAGTCAAATAAGATCCTTGAATCAATCAAGCATGTTGGCTTCTCACAGAATAAATATAGAACCATCCTACCTGGTGCAACTTATATCGCCCCACCAGATGATGGTAAAGCCAATCCTTTTACGGTTTCTGATGAAAAACTCTTTGATCTCCTCCAGACAAAAGCAAACCTTCAAAATCATTTCCAAGGCCTCGGCCGTGATAGTGCAATCAGTCTAGCTGATTTAAGCCTGGCTGATTTCAAGGCTACTTTAACAACCTCGTTGCCGTCTATTTATCCAAATGATACCTTTTCTGCGATTCAGCTGTCTGATACCTACGAACAATTTGATACACTATCTGACATGTTAGATACTTATTATCGAAATAAGGCAGAACGTGACCGTGTCCGTCAAGTTGCTGGCGAAGTCATTCGAAAAGTGAGTGGTGAGCTAGATAAAAATCGCAAAAAATTAAAGAAACAACTTAGAGAGCTTCAAGCGACTGATAATGCTGAAATGTTTAGACAAAAAGGAGAATTGCTGACAACCTTTCTCCATGAAGTACCAAATAATAAGCCTGAGATTACCTTGGAAAACTATTATACAAATGAGCCATTGGTAATTTCACTAAATCCTGCGCTAACACCCAACCAGAATGCTCAGAAATATTTCCATAAGTATGCCAAGTTGAAACAAGCTGTCAAGTTTTTGGACCTGCAGATTGCCACAACTAGACAAACAATCAATTATTTAGAGTCTGTCGAAAATGCCTTAAAACAAGCAACAGTAACTGAAATATCTGATATCAGAGAAGAATTGATTCAGACAGGATTTATCAAGCAAAAACATCGCACAAACAAGAAACATAAATTATTGCCACCTGAAAAATATAGGGCGAGTGATGGCACCATTATACTGGTCGGTAAAAACAACCTACAAAATGAACAAGTCAGCTTTAAACTATCTCGCAAAGGAGATTTATGGTTTCATGCCAAAGATATACCAGGTTCCCATGTGATTATCACTGGTAATGCTGCTCCTTCTGATGAAACGATTACAGAAGCTGCCGAACTTGCTGCTTATTTTTCAAAATCACGTTTATCAAATCTCGTACAGGTCGATATGATTGACGTCAAGAAATTACATAAACCAACAGGAACACCGCCTGGTTTTGTCACCTACGTAGGCCAACAAACATTACGGGTTACAGCAGAGGAAGACAAAATACAAAAAATGAAGGTTAATGGTTAA
- a CDS encoding IS3 family transposase (programmed frameshift), with translation MQKRYSKEFKETLIDFYHSGQSVTQLSKEYSVSPATIYKWIDLYSKSNESSVSKADFLELKRQLAKVKEERDNLKKSIDHIRREKEVSAADMTQTIKTLALNVRLSCQLLGVPESSYYERINRRRSKTQLRRQHLAIKIVQLFKANRGIYGAPKIQHLLLNQGEKVGLNLVQKIMKQLQIKSVVVKKFKPGHSVRDGIKRKNLIQNEPTKKNKVWSTDITYIPTQQGWAYLSTIMDRYTKKVIAWDLDKRMTVELVQRTLIKALESQNYPEAVILHSDQGSQYTSHEYEETIKNSGLTHSFSRKGYPYHNASLESWHGHLKREWVYQFKYKNFEEAYQSIFWYIEAFYNSKRIHQSLGYLTPNQFEKGIA, from the exons ATGCAAAAACGATACTCAAAAGAATTTAAAGAAACCCTTATTGACTTCTACCATTCTGGGCAATCCGTTACACAGCTTTCTAAAGAATACAGCGTGTCTCCTGCAACAATTTATAAATGGATCGACCTCTACTCTAAGTCTAATGAAAGCTCAGTTTCTAAAGCTGATTTTCTAGAATTAAAAAGACAACTAGCAAAAGTTAAGGAAGAACGAGACA ATCTTAAAAAAAGTATTGACCATATTCGCCGAGAAAAAGAAGTGAGTGCTGCGGATATGACTCAAACCATTAAAACTTTAGCACTCAATGTCAGGCTCAGTTGTCAACTTCTTGGTGTCCCTGAATCAAGTTATTATGAACGGATCAATCGACGTCGTTCCAAAACTCAATTACGGAGGCAACACTTGGCAATTAAGATTGTCCAACTTTTCAAGGCGAATCGGGGAATCTATGGGGCACCTAAGATTCAGCACCTCTTACTAAATCAAGGGGAAAAAGTAGGGTTAAACCTCGTACAAAAAATAATGAAACAACTTCAGATCAAGTCAGTCGTCGTTAAAAAATTTAAACCAGGACACTCCGTTAGGGATGGCATTAAAAGAAAGAACCTCATACAAAATGAGCCTACAAAGAAAAATAAGGTTTGGTCAACCGATATTACTTATATCCCGACTCAACAAGGCTGGGCTTATCTCTCAACCATTATGGATCGTTACACTAAAAAAGTCATTGCTTGGGATTTAGACAAGCGAATGACTGTAGAATTAGTACAAAGGACTTTGATTAAGGCATTGGAATCACAAAACTATCCAGAAGCTGTTATTCTTCATTCTGACCAAGGAAGTCAGTATACGAGTCATGAGTATGAAGAGACAATAAAAAATTCTGGACTCACCCACTCCTTCAGTCGTAAGGGGTATCCTTATCATAATGCCAGTCTTGAATCTTGGCATGGACATTTAAAAAGAGAGTGGGTGTATCAATTTAAATATAAGAACTTTGAAGAAGCCTATCAGAGTATTTTCTGGTACATTGAAGCCTTTTATAATTCAAAACGAATCCATCAAAGTTTAGGCTATCTTACACCTAATCAATTTGAAAAAGGAATCGCTTAA